The Alkalinema sp. FACHB-956 genome includes a region encoding these proteins:
- a CDS encoding recombinase family protein — protein sequence MNAEQFQRHPVWERLNQGRQAKAAQGGYAGYGAPAFGQQSIDGELVENPSEQEIIDLIRRHHKSGKSLQQIADWLNNKGYTTKRGQQWRRVSVKRVLDRLYGRSTQLSGEVTKLNHEAQ from the coding sequence GTTTCAACGGCATCCTGTTTGGGAACGCCTTAACCAAGGCCGTCAAGCCAAAGCTGCTCAAGGAGGGTATGCAGGGTATGGTGCGCCAGCCTTTGGACAACAGTCGATCGATGGTGAACTCGTCGAAAATCCCAGTGAGCAAGAAATTATTGACTTAATTCGACGGCACCACAAATCTGGTAAATCCCTCCAACAAATTGCGGATTGGCTCAACAATAAAGGTTACACAACTAAACGTGGGCAACAGTGGCGCAGGGTATCGGTCAAACGAGTTTTGGATCGTCTCTATGGCAGGTCTACTCAACTGTCTGGAGAAGTCACCAAGCTCAATCACGAAGCTCAATGA